In one window of Spodoptera frugiperda isolate SF20-4 chromosome 11, AGI-APGP_CSIRO_Sfru_2.0, whole genome shotgun sequence DNA:
- the LOC126911244 gene encoding piggyBac transposable element-derived protein 3-like, whose amino-acid sequence MSRRQVNDDDIEKILRELEDGNVSEDGLEDEDDDEENFYANAQQLVQDLVSDDMEDLVPESEDPIPHDEDDPPLVQDADPGPSSGASIFNSFDKRQIIWKTGSMTFDESKIIHEPTSTLDTAIADLDTPYKCFLHNFTPDFLEKIHFQSVRSHWHDKFGYPPIKATLSINRFEAIRSVLHFNNNEHHLPKEHPDHDRLHNIRPVIDHLNKTFSSIPVDQRLSIDEKMCATKISHFLKKYLPNKPHKWGYKLFVLCSLMGYAYRFEVYSGQDNNKDKPADEPDLGITNNVVLRLVRVVPRKLNHVIYFDNFYTSLPLAYYLSKQGIHCVGTVQQNRLPNCRLPDKNTLMKTSVPRGTYEEKVAHHDGVDFSATVWKENKVVTLLSTYVGAEPAGKVQRFDKKLKQKIDVPCPKVVQEYNMHMGGVDLMDSYLGRYRIKVKSKKWYMRLFYHLLDLAVINSWVLFKKNMSAKGIPKKQLPNLGEFRNELADALCNVGTSNGNKRGRPSNNFLEELAKKRRGPAHPLPCKDNVIGTRRKDIIITEQDVSVPEAANRSKRYKVRARGFST is encoded by the exons ATGTCACGGCGCCAGGTGAATGATGATGACATTGAGAAAATATTGAGGGAGTTGGAAGACGGCAACGTCTCAGAAGATGGTCTAGAAGATgaggatgatgatgaagagaaCTTTTATGCCAATGCGCAGCAACTCGTACAAGACTTGGTCTCAGATGATATGGAAGATTTGGTTCCCGAATCTGAGGATCCTATTCCACATGACGAAGACGACCCTCCCTTAGTTCAAGATGCTGATCCAGGGCCAAGTTCAGGTGCAAGTATCTTCAATAGCTTCGATAAGCGTCAGATTATTTGGAAAACTGGTAGCATGACATTCGATGAGAGCAAAATAATACACGAGCCCACATCTACACTAGATACTGCAATAGCCGACTTAGACACACCTTACAAATGTTTTCTGCACAATTTTACACCAGATTTCCTAGAAAAGATA CACTTTCAAAGCGTGCGGTCACACTGGCACGACAAGTTTGGATACCCGCCGATAAAAGCTACGTTGTCGATAAACAGATTTGAAGCAATCCGGTCTGTGctacatttcaataataatgagCATCATTTACCGAAGGAACATCCAGATCACGACCGCCTCCATAATATACGTCCGGTAATAGACCATCTGAACAAGACTTTTTCATCGATACCTGTAGACCAGCGCCTTTCCATAGACGAGAAAATGTGTGCAAcaaaaatatctcatttcctcaAAAAATACCTTCCCAATAAACCTCACAAGTGGGGTTATAAACTATTTGTACTATGCAGTCTGATGGGTTATGCCTACCGGTTTGAAGTCTACTCTGGACAAGACAATAACAAAGATAAGCCAGCTGATGAACCTGATTTAGGGATCACAAACAATGTAGTCTTGCGCCTGGTCAGAGTAGTACCGAGAAAGCTAAATCACGTCATATATTTCGACAACTTCTACACCTCATTACCTTTGGCCTACTACTTATCTAAACAGGGTATCCACTGTGTCGGCACTGTCCAGCAAAATCGTTTGCCGAACTGTCGACTGCCCGATAAGAACACACTAATGAAAACCTCCGTCCCCCGAGGAACCTACGAAGAAAAAGTGGCTCATCATGATGGCGTGGACTTCTCTGCTACTGTatggaaagaaaataaagtagtaACTTTATTATCCACGTATGTTGGTGCAGAACCTGCAGGTAAAGTACAACGGTTCGACAAAAAACTGAAACAGAAAATTGACGTCCCATGCCCAAAAGTTGTGCAAGAATATAATATGCACATGGGAGGAGTTGACCTCATGGACAGTTATTTAGGACGGTATCGAATAAAGGTCAAAAGTAAAAAATGGTATATGAGACTATTTTACCATTTGCTAGACCTCGCCGTCATCAACTCGTGGGTTCTCTTCAAGAAAAACATGAGTGCAAAAGGTATCCCTAAAAAGCAACTGCCAAATCTAGGAGAGTTTCGAAATGAATTGGCAGATGCCCTGTGCAATGTGGGAACAAGCAACGGCAACAAAAGAGGTCGGCCAAGCAACAACTTCTTAGAAGAACTAGCTAAGAAACGAAGAGGACCAGCTCATCCGCTTCCTTGTAAGGAC AACGTGATAGGAACTCGGAGGAAGGATATCATTATTACGGAGCAAGATGTGTCAGTACCAGAAGCGGCCAATCGGAGTAAACGGTACAAGGTGAGGGCAAGAGGATTCTCCACTTAA
- the LOC118280856 gene encoding uncharacterized protein LOC118280856, with translation MNPSYYKNCVVPQCTSTSINTPNKLFIYVPNDVKIRRKWLTLARRDDAHSLSTKSRMYFCEDHFDLPNDMLNYTEYHVMGRVSQVRMKPGCTPSKFECQEDRRKRTCSSTERPYIVKKQRITTIAECLNELDKSCIPSSSLEDTPQTSSDFQTVQPNEPEVTCEHKVEKSVQACITQKFRSKAVQINIKTKDQASSPLKPSIISSSTSPFKAEIIKKTYPSVSNLSKVTRTVLNKEEHSDSDISLYTPSVATHSCSSSVQSLQVQSSSDCSELIAEDRRLEVDKTLLHTIGKIEKKPRIYIGVPSSCYYLIDILKAELNIPKHHILLCLNKIRLDVKFNQLTDDYGMTPAGLSKIFLKIYL, from the exons atgaaTCCCTCGTATTACAAGAACTGTGTAGTGCCCCAGTGTACAAGCACAAGCATAAATACgccaaacaaattatttatatatgttcCAAACGATGTAAAAATACGAAGAAAGTGGCTAACTCTAGCAAGAAGGGATGATGCTCATTCTTTATCAACAAAATCGagaatgtatttttgtgaagaTCATTTCGAT TTGCCGAATGATATGCTTAATTATACCGAGTATCATGTTATGGGAAGAGTATCACAAGTGCGCATGAAACCAGGTTGTACTCCAAGTAAATTTGAATGTCAAGAAGATAGAAGAAAACGAACATGTAGCAGCACAGAACGACCAtacatagtaaaaaaacaaagaattacGACAATAGCAGAGTGTCTTAATGAATTAGATAAAAGTTGTATTCCAAGTTCGTCTCTCGAAGATACTCCTCAAACAAGTTCAG ATTTCCAAACAGTTCAACCAAATGAGCCAGAAGTTACATGTGAGCATAAAGTAGAAAAATCAGTTCAAGCATGTATAACGCAGAAATTCAGAAGTAAAGCTGTCCAGatcaatatcaaaacaaaagacCAGGCATCATCACCCTTGAAGCCATCAATAATATCTAGTTCCACATCCCCGTTTAAAGCTGAGATCATCAAAAAAACATATCCTTCTGTCTCCAATCTAAGCAAAGTTACAAGAACTGTATTGAATAAAGAAGAGCACTCTGATAGtgatatatctttatatacacCATCTGTTGCCACCCACAGTTGTTCGTCATCAGTGCAATCATTACAAGTTCAATCATCTTCTGACTGTAGTGAATTAATTGCAGAAGACAGAAGACTAGAAGTTGATAAGACACTGTTGCACACAATTGGAAAAATTGAAAAGAAACCTCGAATATACATTGGTGTTCCGAGCAGTTGTTACTACTTAATTGACATACTAAAAGCTGAATTAAATATTCCTAAACATCATATATTGCTATGTTTAAATAAGATACGTTTGGATGTTAAATTTAATCAGCTCACAGATGATTATGGAATGACTCCAGCAGGTTTAagcaagatatttttaaaaatatacctctGA
- the LOC126911209 gene encoding uncharacterized protein LOC126911209 gives MEPGFVKADSNNLPRIDAIMLGRFFASNNDFCSSEFRNIKTSMSSRASYGDDAVSYVQLKRENKFCTVKCKICPEHKVHAKLYGCTLVVDEEDDIILSVQCQDCVASQGGCKHAIAFLMWVHRRSEEPSCTSVECYWKKSKLSQVGTTIKYMTAKELSKGNPILPANPSVFNNFLEEARKRKVEDCQLLKYQPTYSESETSAISMHQLTYKFKERCVEDFLKKVEITASLIKKVEEETREQSNSALWFELRYGRITASRAFEVSRCKTSDGTLISLILGGKIPDTPAMKRGRVLENEVRKTVESKIKKKS, from the exons ATGGAACCAGGTTTTGTTAAAGCAGACAGTAATAACTTGCCTAGAATCGACGCAATTATGCTTGGCCGATTTTTCGCGTCAAACAATGACTTTTGCTCATCGGAATTTCGCAATATCAAAACTTCGAT gtCATCACGAGCTTCTTACGGAGATGACGCCGTAAGCTATGTGCAGCTTAAGCGAGAAAACAAATTTTGTACTGTAAAGTGCAAAATATGTCCAGAACACAAAGTTCATGCCAAATTATATGGATGTACATTGGTGGTTGATGAAGAAGATGACATTATTCTGTCTGTTCAGTGTCAAGACTGTGTAGCATCACAGGGTGGCTGTAAGCACGCTATAGCGTTCCTTATGTGGGTTCATCGTCGAAGTGAGGAACCATCATGCACTTCTGTGGAGTGCTATTGGAAGAAATCCAAACTGTCTCAAGTTGGTACTACAATTAAATATATGACAGCGAAGGAATTGTCCAAAGGAAATCCCATATTACCAGCAAATCCAtctgtatttaataattttttagaAGAGGCAAGAAAGAGAAAAGTTGAGGACTGTCAACTTTTAAAATACCAACCTACTTATAGTGAAAGTGAAACATCGGCTATCTCAATGCATCAACTTACTTATAAGTTTAAAGAAAGATGCGTTGAAGATTTTTTGAAGAAAGTTGAAATAACAGCATCTTTAATCAAGAAAGTGGAAGAGGAAACAAGAGAACAGTCTAATAGCGCTCTGTGGTTTGAACTGAGATATGGTCGAATAACTGCTTCAAGAGCATTTGAAGTAAGCCGATGCAAAACAAGTGACGGCACACTCATTTCCCTCATACTAGGTGGTAAAATTCCTGATACTCCGGCCATGAAACGTGGCCGTGTTCTAGAAAATGAAGTAAGAAAAACAGTTgagagcaaaataaaaaaaaaaagttag